In Actinacidiphila yeochonensis CN732, a genomic segment contains:
- a CDS encoding tetratricopeptide repeat protein: protein MPAHFAGRTRERAELRAEIRRPGLSAVRGGRAAARVRVLLVAGRPGTGRTALAVRLAHDVAGDYPDGRFFVRLTDDAGRPVPPARTAAALLRALGVLDAGADPAGRWRAEAARRRLLLVLDDVPHADQLDGLLPDAPGCLVVATAAGPLSGVPDVRPCVIGGLDAAAALEVLVGRIGDTRVTNDPRAAEALVHELSCHPAALRMAAAWLAARPRTSLADAVARLRAASDTPFTRRTAAEEPGSVLEPIPETSPEPTAESRRPAAPGVLVRAFRTVHADLPAPSARLLRALVLAPAGSIDAHIASALAGCPPETAARALDALEDAALLAPGSGAGLYRLPECLVPMLDALLYTSERPQDIRLARARMLERTVRLLEAARPALTGAPADTAPAGGIRFASAAAAGQWLRARRPALVAAARTAVDDGELDTLARRLVAALVLALRADPGADPGAVDRYLLHTLALTVAERRGLVREKAAALVHLADLDAEAGRTEQAAAGYRKALDAARAADDTEAEGRVLEALGGAHLERGDLPRACDWFGRALALRQARGELLDQARLHARTGAVLVRLGRYPEALRAWRAAGPRTGGSATSPPRCGRSRRPPGCRSTPARARTPCARAATPCNGPARGATTRWRPRCCCAWPTSSPGSATPAAPTSSAPPPAGCWAPASARPSDRPPL, encoded by the coding sequence GTGCCCGCCCACTTCGCCGGCCGCACCCGCGAACGGGCCGAGCTGCGCGCCGAGATCCGCCGTCCCGGCCTCTCCGCCGTCAGAGGCGGCCGGGCCGCGGCGCGGGTGCGGGTCCTGCTGGTGGCCGGGCGCCCCGGCACCGGCCGCACCGCGCTCGCCGTCCGCCTCGCCCACGACGTGGCCGGCGACTACCCCGACGGCCGGTTCTTCGTCCGCCTCACCGACGACGCGGGCCGTCCGGTGCCGCCTGCCCGCACCGCCGCCGCGCTGCTGCGGGCGCTGGGCGTCCTGGACGCGGGAGCCGACCCGGCCGGGCGCTGGCGGGCCGAGGCCGCGCGGCGCAGGCTGCTGCTCGTCCTCGACGACGTCCCGCACGCCGACCAGCTCGACGGGCTGCTGCCCGACGCCCCCGGCTGCCTCGTCGTCGCGACCGCCGCGGGGCCGCTGTCCGGCGTGCCCGACGTCCGGCCGTGCGTCATCGGCGGCCTCGACGCCGCCGCCGCGCTGGAGGTGCTTGTCGGCCGGATCGGCGACACCCGCGTCACCAACGACCCGCGGGCCGCCGAGGCCCTCGTCCACGAGCTGTCCTGCCACCCGGCGGCCCTGCGGATGGCCGCCGCCTGGCTCGCCGCCCGGCCCCGCACCTCGCTGGCCGACGCCGTCGCCCGGCTGCGCGCCGCCTCCGACACGCCGTTCACCCGGCGGACCGCGGCCGAGGAGCCCGGCTCCGTCCTGGAGCCCATCCCGGAGACCAGCCCGGAGCCGACCGCGGAGAGCCGCCGCCCGGCCGCTCCCGGTGTCCTCGTCCGGGCCTTCCGCACCGTCCACGCGGACCTTCCCGCCCCTTCGGCCCGGCTGCTGCGCGCCCTCGTCCTGGCCCCGGCCGGCAGTATCGACGCGCACATCGCCTCCGCGCTGGCCGGCTGCCCGCCGGAGACCGCCGCGCGGGCCCTGGACGCCCTGGAGGACGCCGCCCTCCTCGCCCCCGGGTCCGGCGCCGGCCTGTACCGGCTGCCGGAGTGCCTGGTGCCCATGCTCGACGCCCTGCTGTACACCTCCGAGCGCCCCCAGGACATCAGGCTCGCCAGGGCGCGGATGCTGGAGCGGACCGTCCGGCTGCTGGAGGCGGCCAGGCCGGCGCTCACCGGTGCGCCCGCCGACACGGCGCCGGCCGGCGGTATCCGTTTCGCCTCGGCCGCGGCCGCGGGCCAGTGGCTGCGCGCGCGGCGCCCCGCGCTGGTGGCCGCCGCCCGGACCGCCGTGGACGACGGCGAGCTCGACACCCTCGCCCGCCGCCTGGTCGCCGCCCTGGTGCTGGCCCTGCGGGCCGACCCCGGCGCCGACCCGGGCGCCGTCGACCGCTACCTCCTGCACACCCTGGCGCTCACCGTCGCCGAGCGGCGCGGACTGGTACGCGAGAAGGCCGCCGCGCTGGTCCACCTCGCCGACCTCGACGCCGAGGCGGGCCGTACGGAGCAGGCCGCGGCCGGCTACCGCAAGGCCCTGGACGCGGCGCGGGCGGCCGACGACACCGAGGCCGAGGGCCGCGTCCTCGAAGCGCTCGGCGGCGCCCACCTGGAGCGCGGCGACCTGCCCCGCGCCTGTGACTGGTTCGGCCGGGCGCTGGCCCTGCGCCAGGCCCGCGGTGAGCTCCTGGACCAGGCCCGGCTGCACGCCAGGACCGGCGCCGTCCTCGTCCGCCTCGGCCGCTATCCCGAGGCGCTGCGCGCCTGGAGGGCCGCCGGGCCGCGCACCGGCGGCTCGGCGACCAGCCCTCCCAGGTGCGGGCGCTCGCGGAGGCCGCCAGGGTGCAGGAGTACGCCGGCCAGGGCGAGGACGCCCTGCGCACGTGCCGCGACGCCCTGCAATGGGCCCGCCAGGGGAGCGACCACGCGGTGGAGGCCGCGGTGCTGCTGCGCCTGGCCGACATCCTCGCCCGGCTCGGCGACACCGGCGGCGCCGACGTCCAGCGCACCGCCGCCCGCCGGCTGCTGGGCCCCGGCGAGCGCCCGGCCTTCTGACCGGCCGCCTCTCTGA
- the ald gene encoding alanine dehydrogenase has translation MKVGIPREVKNNEFRVAITPAGVHELVRGGHRVVVEQGAGLGSSIPDEEYAAAGAAVLPSADEVWAEADLLLKVKEPVAEEYHRLRKDQVLFTYLHLAASRECTDALLESGTTAIAYETVETPGRRLPLLAPMSEVAGRLAPQVGAYHLMRSAGGRGVLPGGVPGVRSGQAVVIGAGVSGWHATTIALGLGFHVTLLDKDVDKLREADKVFGNRVQTVASNALALEQAVLDADLVVGAVLIPGAKAPKLVTNELVSRMKSGSVLVDIAIDQGGCFEDSRPTTHTEPTFTVHDSVFYCVANMPGAVPNTSTYALTNATLPYILELAGRGWREALSRDAALALGLNTHEGQVVYGSVAEAHGLAAADLQQLIG, from the coding sequence GTGAAGGTGGGCATCCCCCGCGAGGTCAAGAACAACGAGTTCCGCGTGGCCATCACCCCGGCCGGCGTGCACGAGCTCGTCCGAGGCGGCCACCGGGTCGTCGTCGAGCAGGGCGCCGGACTGGGCTCCTCCATCCCGGACGAGGAGTACGCGGCGGCCGGTGCGGCCGTCCTGCCCTCGGCCGACGAGGTCTGGGCGGAGGCCGACCTCCTGCTGAAGGTGAAGGAGCCGGTCGCCGAGGAGTACCACCGGCTGCGCAAGGACCAGGTCCTCTTCACGTACCTCCACCTGGCCGCGTCCCGCGAGTGCACCGACGCGCTGCTGGAGTCCGGTACGACCGCCATCGCGTACGAGACGGTCGAGACCCCCGGCCGCCGGCTGCCGCTGCTGGCCCCGATGTCCGAGGTGGCGGGCCGGCTCGCGCCGCAGGTCGGCGCCTACCACCTGATGCGCTCGGCCGGCGGCCGCGGCGTGCTGCCCGGCGGGGTCCCCGGCGTGCGGTCCGGGCAGGCCGTGGTGATCGGCGCCGGCGTCTCCGGCTGGCACGCCACCACCATCGCGCTCGGCCTCGGCTTCCACGTCACCCTGCTGGACAAGGACGTGGACAAACTGCGCGAGGCGGACAAGGTCTTCGGCAACCGCGTGCAGACCGTCGCCTCCAACGCGCTCGCCCTCGAGCAGGCGGTGCTCGACGCCGACCTGGTCGTCGGCGCGGTCCTCATCCCCGGCGCGAAGGCGCCGAAGCTGGTCACCAACGAGCTGGTGTCGCGCATGAAGTCGGGATCAGTACTTGTCGACATCGCGATCGACCAGGGCGGCTGCTTCGAGGACTCCCGCCCCACCACCCACACCGAGCCGACCTTCACGGTCCACGACTCCGTGTTCTACTGCGTGGCCAACATGCCCGGCGCGGTGCCGAACACCTCCACCTACGCGCTCACCAACGCCACCCTGCCCTACATCCTGGAGCTGGCCGGCCGTGGCTGGCGGGAGGCGCTGAGCCGCGACGCCGCCCTCGCGCTGGGCCTCAACACCCATGAGGGACAGGTGGTTTACGGTTCGGTGGCGGAGGCCCACGGCCTGGCCGCGGCCGACCTCCAGCAGCTGATCGGCTGA
- the scpB gene encoding SMC-Scp complex subunit ScpB, translating into MTTATGTDPETGQEPGPDGAAQEAGRPGGGEAREGAPAGLLAAAVAELELKPALEAVLMVVDEPATEEQLAKVLERPRRTVAKALRELSDDYTRQGRGFDLRLVAGGWRFYTRPEFSPAVERLVLDGQQARLTQAALETLAVVAYRQPVSRSRVSAVRGVNCDGVMRTLLQRGLVEESGTEPETGAILYRTTHYFLERMGLRSLDELPELAPFLPEADAVEAESQEGLPSFDPDAPDEPATPSTTEP; encoded by the coding sequence ATGACCACTGCGACCGGAACGGACCCGGAGACCGGGCAGGAGCCCGGGCCGGACGGCGCCGCCCAGGAGGCCGGACGGCCGGGCGGCGGGGAGGCCCGGGAGGGCGCTCCTGCCGGGCTGCTCGCGGCCGCCGTCGCGGAGCTGGAACTCAAGCCGGCGCTGGAGGCCGTCCTCATGGTGGTGGACGAACCCGCCACAGAGGAGCAGCTGGCGAAGGTGCTGGAGCGGCCCCGCCGGACCGTCGCCAAGGCCCTGCGCGAGCTGTCCGACGACTACACCCGACAGGGGCGCGGCTTCGACCTGCGGCTGGTCGCCGGAGGCTGGCGCTTCTACACGCGTCCGGAGTTCTCCCCGGCCGTCGAGCGCCTCGTCCTCGACGGCCAGCAGGCCCGGTTGACCCAGGCCGCGCTGGAGACGCTGGCGGTGGTCGCCTACCGCCAGCCGGTCAGCCGCTCCCGGGTCTCAGCCGTGCGCGGGGTGAACTGCGACGGCGTCATGCGCACCCTGCTCCAGCGGGGGCTGGTGGAGGAGAGTGGGACGGAACCCGAGACAGGTGCGATCCTGTACAGGACGACTCACTACTTCCTGGAACGCATGGGCCTGCGCAGCCTCGACGAGCTGCCGGAGCTCGCCCCGTTCCTGCCGGAGGCGGACGCGGTCGAAGCGGAGTCCCAGGAGGGGCTTCCCTCCTTCGATCCCGACGCCCCCGACGAACCAGCCACCCCTTCGACGACGGAACCTTGA
- a CDS encoding pseudouridine synthase, with translation MRSSDRNSGGNRNPRSGGGGGAGRPRDGRGGDGPERPRRPRPEERRYDVGGTGQSGANKPGGMPRTKDGAVKPGTKGTGGGKPTGRGGRTIPARPRELDAQIEERNRERHSKRGPALPKTFPGAEQEGERLQKVLARAGMGSRRACEELIDQRRVEVNGRIVTEQGLRVDPERDEVKVDGLTVATQSYLFFALNKPAGVVSTMEDPDGRQCLGDYVTNRETRLFHVGRLDTETEGIILLTNHGELAHRLTHPRYGVKKTYLAAIQGPLPRDLGKQLKDGIQLEDGWARADHFRIVQNTGKNYLVEVTLHEGRKHIVRRMLAEAGYPVDRLVRTSFGPIPLGDQKSGWLRRLTNTEVGMLMREVEL, from the coding sequence ATGCGAAGCAGCGACAGGAACAGCGGCGGCAACCGTAACCCCCGGAGCGGAGGCGGCGGGGGCGCCGGGCGCCCCCGTGACGGGCGCGGCGGTGACGGGCCCGAGAGGCCGCGCCGGCCGCGTCCCGAGGAGCGCCGCTACGACGTCGGCGGCACCGGCCAGTCCGGCGCGAACAAGCCCGGCGGCATGCCGCGCACCAAGGACGGCGCGGTCAAGCCGGGCACCAAGGGCACGGGCGGCGGGAAGCCGACCGGCCGGGGCGGCCGCACCATCCCGGCGCGGCCCCGCGAGCTGGACGCCCAGATCGAGGAGCGCAACCGGGAGCGGCACAGCAAGCGCGGCCCCGCGCTGCCCAAGACCTTCCCCGGCGCCGAGCAGGAGGGCGAGCGACTCCAGAAGGTGCTGGCCCGGGCCGGCATGGGCTCGCGGCGGGCCTGCGAGGAGCTGATCGACCAGCGCCGGGTCGAGGTCAACGGGCGGATCGTCACCGAGCAGGGCCTGCGGGTCGACCCCGAGCGCGACGAGGTGAAGGTGGACGGCCTGACCGTCGCCACCCAGTCGTACCTGTTCTTCGCGCTGAACAAGCCCGCCGGCGTCGTCTCCACCATGGAGGACCCCGACGGGCGGCAGTGCCTGGGCGACTACGTGACCAACCGCGAGACCCGGCTCTTCCACGTCGGGCGGCTGGACACCGAGACCGAGGGCATCATCCTGCTCACCAACCACGGCGAGCTGGCCCACCGCCTCACCCACCCGCGCTACGGCGTCAAGAAGACCTACCTGGCGGCCATCCAGGGCCCGCTCCCGCGCGACCTGGGCAAGCAGCTCAAGGACGGCATCCAGCTGGAGGACGGCTGGGCGCGCGCCGACCACTTCCGGATCGTCCAGAACACCGGGAAGAACTACCTGGTCGAGGTGACCCTCCACGAGGGCCGCAAGCACATCGTGCGGCGCATGCTCGCCGAAGCCGGGTACCCCGTCGACCGCCTGGTCCGCACCAGCTTCGGCCCGATCCCGCTCGGCGACCAGAAGTCCGGCTGGCTGCGCCGCCTGACCAACACCGAGGTCGGCATGCTCATGCGCGAGGTCGAGCTGTGA
- a CDS encoding nucleotidyltransferase domain-containing protein, protein MHESLADGPGLDLVREHTVYACVVGSRAFGLAQEGGATERRGVFAAPAPLFWRLDKPPAHVAGPLEDQFSWELERFCALALRGSPEVLECLHSPLVEYADEIGRELLELRGSFLSLRAVESLRGYAHQRSARLETALREHGEPRWNHAVHLVRLLLSCRDLVRTGRLVVEVGEERERLLAVRRGELPWGRVRSWARSLEGEIDEAAGRTPLPAEPDRTAVEDFLVRVRARSAPAAPARRAEVPGGDGSVRPGPASEGAGRPPDWVVAGSWGAPADADRTPQGTRSR, encoded by the coding sequence ATGCACGAGTCACTGGCGGACGGCCCCGGCCTCGACCTGGTCCGGGAGCACACGGTCTACGCGTGTGTGGTGGGCTCGCGGGCCTTCGGGCTGGCCCAGGAGGGCGGCGCCACCGAGCGCCGTGGGGTCTTCGCGGCGCCGGCACCGCTCTTCTGGCGTCTGGACAAGCCGCCCGCACACGTCGCGGGCCCGCTGGAGGACCAGTTCTCCTGGGAGCTGGAGCGCTTCTGCGCGCTTGCCCTCCGGGGGAGCCCCGAGGTGCTGGAGTGCCTGCACTCGCCGCTGGTGGAGTACGCCGACGAGATCGGCCGGGAGCTGCTCGAACTACGCGGCAGCTTCCTCTCCCTGCGGGCCGTGGAGTCCCTCCGCGGCTACGCGCACCAGCGGTCGGCCCGCCTGGAGACCGCCCTCCGCGAGCACGGAGAGCCGCGTTGGAACCACGCCGTGCACCTGGTGCGGCTGCTGCTCAGCTGCCGGGACCTCGTCCGCACGGGACGGCTGGTGGTGGAGGTCGGCGAGGAGCGCGAGCGGCTGCTGGCCGTCCGCCGGGGCGAGCTGCCCTGGGGGCGGGTGCGGTCCTGGGCCCGTTCCCTGGAAGGCGAGATCGACGAGGCCGCCGGCCGCACGCCGCTGCCGGCGGAGCCCGACCGGACGGCGGTGGAGGACTTCCTCGTCCGGGTGCGGGCCCGCTCCGCGCCGGCTGCCCCGGCGCGAAGGGCCGAGGTGCCCGGCGGAGACGGGTCCGTACGGCCCGGGCCGGCCTCCGAGGGCGCCGGGCGGCCACCCGATTGGGTCGTGGCGGGCTCGTGGGGCGCCCCCGCGGACGCGGACCGCACGCCCCAGGGCACGCGGTCGCGCTGA
- a CDS encoding prephenate dehydrogenase: MRTALVIGTGLMGTSAALALSSRGVDVHLADHDESAALTAAALGAGSAEAPEGPVDLVVVAVPPAHVAATLADAVARGLGRGYLDVASVKGGPRRELLALGCDLSRYIGTHPMAGRERSGPLAATATLFEGRPWVLTPTPDTDTEVLNLALELVALCQGVPVVMDADAHDRAVALVSHTPQLVSSMVAARLENAEEAAVRLCGQGIRDVTRIAGSDPAMWLDILAANPGPVADVLADLADDLTGVVTALRALQSADDAKRHDGAAGVEDILRRGNAGRARVPGKHGTAPQAYELVDVLIGDQPGELARLFADAGAAGINIEDVRIEHSAGQQAGLVKLAVEPRSAPVLTASLRERGWALRR; encoded by the coding sequence GTGAGGACCGCTCTCGTCATCGGAACCGGCCTGATGGGCACGTCCGCCGCCCTCGCCCTGAGCAGCCGCGGCGTCGACGTCCACCTGGCCGACCACGACGAGTCGGCCGCCCTCACGGCCGCCGCCCTGGGCGCCGGCTCCGCGGAGGCCCCCGAGGGCCCTGTCGACCTGGTCGTGGTGGCCGTGCCGCCGGCCCACGTGGCCGCCACGCTGGCCGACGCCGTCGCCCGCGGGCTGGGCCGCGGCTACCTCGACGTGGCCAGCGTCAAGGGCGGGCCCCGGCGTGAGCTGCTCGCCCTGGGCTGCGACCTCAGCCGGTACATCGGAACCCACCCGATGGCCGGCCGGGAGCGCTCCGGCCCCCTGGCGGCCACCGCCACCCTGTTCGAAGGCCGCCCCTGGGTGCTCACCCCCACCCCGGACACCGACACCGAGGTCCTCAACCTCGCCCTGGAACTGGTGGCCCTGTGCCAGGGCGTCCCCGTCGTCATGGACGCCGACGCCCACGACCGGGCCGTGGCCCTCGTCTCCCACACCCCGCAGCTGGTGTCCAGCATGGTCGCCGCCCGCCTGGAGAACGCCGAGGAGGCCGCGGTCCGGCTGTGCGGGCAGGGCATCCGCGACGTGACCCGGATCGCCGGCTCCGACCCCGCCATGTGGCTCGACATCCTGGCCGCCAACCCGGGACCCGTCGCCGACGTGCTCGCCGACCTCGCCGACGACCTCACCGGGGTCGTCACGGCGCTGCGCGCCCTCCAGTCCGCCGACGACGCCAAGCGGCACGACGGCGCCGCCGGCGTCGAGGACATCCTGCGCCGCGGCAACGCGGGCCGCGCCAGGGTCCCCGGCAAGCACGGCACCGCCCCCCAGGCATACGAACTGGTGGACGTGCTCATCGGCGACCAGCCGGGCGAGCTGGCCCGGCTCTTCGCCGACGCGGGCGCCGCGGGGATCAACATCGAGGACGTGCGGATCGAACACTCCGCGGGCCAGCAGGCGGGCCTGGTCAAACTCGCGGTGGAGCCGCGCTCGGCGCCCGTGCTCACCGCCTCCCTGCGCGAGCGAGGCTGGGCACTGCGCCGTTAG
- the cmk gene encoding (d)CMP kinase codes for MSNPVIVAIDGPSGTGKSSTSRAVAARLGLSYLDTGAMYRAMTWWMLSNGVDVSDTAAVAGHAGKPAIVSGTDPEAPSITVDGLDAAGPIRTQEVTDAVSAVSAVPEVRTRLVEIQRAVATAAPVGIVVEGRDIGTTVLPAATAKIYLTASPEARAARRSGELKGVQTVAETQAALVRRDAADSGRKTSPLARAEDAVEVDTTELTLEQVVERVVELVGEKRAAR; via the coding sequence GTGTCAAATCCGGTGATCGTCGCCATCGACGGACCTTCCGGCACGGGCAAGTCCAGCACCTCGCGGGCTGTCGCCGCCCGGCTCGGGCTGAGCTACCTCGACACCGGTGCCATGTACCGCGCGATGACCTGGTGGATGCTCAGCAACGGCGTCGACGTCAGCGACACCGCGGCCGTCGCCGGCCACGCCGGCAAGCCCGCCATCGTCTCGGGCACCGACCCCGAGGCGCCGTCCATCACGGTCGACGGCCTGGACGCCGCCGGACCGATCCGCACCCAAGAGGTCACCGACGCGGTCAGCGCGGTCAGCGCGGTACCGGAGGTGCGCACCCGCCTGGTCGAGATCCAGCGGGCCGTGGCCACCGCCGCGCCCGTCGGCATCGTCGTCGAGGGCCGCGACATCGGCACCACCGTCCTGCCGGCCGCCACCGCCAAGATCTACCTCACGGCCTCGCCCGAGGCCCGCGCCGCGCGCCGCAGCGGAGAGCTGAAGGGTGTGCAGACCGTCGCCGAGACCCAGGCCGCCCTGGTGCGACGGGACGCCGCCGACTCCGGCCGCAAGACGTCCCCGCTGGCCAGGGCCGAGGACGCGGTCGAGGTCGACACCACCGAGCTCACCCTTGAGCAGGTCGTCGAGCGGGTCGTCGAGCTGGTCGGGGAGAAGCGGGCCGCGAGGTGA
- a CDS encoding lysophospholipid acyltransferase family protein, which yields MSPQRASAPASARGAAVARGIGIGLVNTLLRPRVLGTWRMPSSGPLILAGNHTHNVDGPILVGTSPRPVHFLVKKEAFAGPLDPFLRAIGQIEVDRSGPDRTAIGSALEVLEGGGVLGIFPEGTRGAGDFAELRAGLAYFAVRSGAPVLPVAVLGSGRPGRAVPSLPPLRARIDVVFGEPFAAGDGSGRRTRTALDAATVRIQEHLAAHLADARRATGR from the coding sequence GTGAGCCCGCAGCGCGCCTCGGCTCCGGCGAGCGCACGAGGCGCCGCGGTCGCCCGCGGGATCGGCATCGGCCTGGTCAACACCCTGCTGCGGCCGCGCGTCCTCGGCACCTGGCGGATGCCGTCGTCCGGGCCGCTGATCCTCGCCGGCAACCACACGCACAACGTCGACGGGCCGATACTCGTCGGCACCTCGCCGCGGCCGGTGCACTTCCTGGTGAAGAAGGAGGCGTTCGCCGGCCCGCTCGACCCGTTCCTGCGCGCCATCGGCCAGATCGAGGTGGACCGCTCCGGTCCCGACCGGACCGCGATCGGCTCGGCGCTGGAGGTCCTGGAGGGCGGCGGCGTCCTCGGCATCTTCCCCGAGGGCACCCGCGGCGCCGGCGACTTCGCCGAGCTGCGGGCCGGCCTCGCGTACTTCGCGGTGCGCTCCGGCGCCCCCGTGCTGCCGGTGGCGGTGCTGGGCAGCGGACGGCCCGGCCGGGCCGTCCCCTCGCTGCCGCCGCTGCGGGCCCGGATCGACGTCGTCTTCGGCGAGCCGTTCGCGGCCGGCGACGGCTCGGGCCGCCGCACCCGCACCGCCCTGGACGCCGCCACCGTGCGCATCCAGGAGCACCTCGCCGCCCACCTCGCGGACGCCCGGCGGGCCACCGGCCGCTGA
- the der gene encoding ribosome biogenesis GTPase Der gives MDQQYEHGDAGELGDAEYAEFMELAAEEGFDLEEVADDLAAAGHGPLPVLAVVGRPNVGKSTLVNRIIGRREAVVEDRPGVTRDRVSYEADWNGRRFRIVDTGGWEQDVLGIDASVASQAEYAIELADAVVFVVDAKVGATDTDEAVVKLLRRAGKPVVLAANKVDGPSGEADASALWNLGLGEPYPVSSLHGRGTGDLLDAIMDALPEAPALQFGGVAPGGPRRVALIGRPNVGKSSLLNKVAGSERVVVDATAGTTRDPVDELIELGGVTWRFIDTAGIRRRVHLSEGADYYASLRTAAALEKAEVAVILVDASETLAEQDTRIVTMAVEAGRAVVIAYNKWDNLDEERRYYLEREIERDLVQVQWAPRVNISARTGRHVEKLVPAIETALAGWETRVPTGKLNAFLGELVAAHPHPIRGGKQPRILFGTQAGTRPPRFVLFASGFLEAGYRRFIERRLREEFGFEGTPIQVSVRVREKRGRKK, from the coding sequence ATGGACCAGCAATACGAGCACGGCGACGCCGGTGAACTCGGCGACGCCGAGTACGCCGAGTTCATGGAGCTGGCCGCGGAGGAGGGCTTCGACCTCGAAGAGGTCGCCGACGACCTCGCCGCCGCCGGCCACGGCCCGCTGCCGGTGCTGGCCGTCGTGGGCCGCCCCAACGTCGGCAAGTCGACACTGGTGAACCGGATCATCGGCCGCCGCGAAGCGGTGGTCGAGGACCGCCCCGGAGTCACCCGCGACCGGGTCAGCTACGAGGCCGACTGGAACGGCCGCCGCTTCCGGATCGTCGACACCGGCGGCTGGGAGCAGGACGTGCTGGGCATCGACGCCTCCGTCGCCTCCCAGGCCGAGTACGCGATCGAACTGGCCGACGCGGTGGTCTTCGTGGTCGACGCCAAGGTCGGCGCCACCGACACCGACGAGGCCGTGGTCAAGCTGCTGCGCCGGGCCGGCAAGCCCGTGGTGCTCGCCGCGAACAAGGTCGACGGACCCTCCGGCGAGGCCGACGCGTCCGCGCTGTGGAACCTCGGCCTGGGGGAGCCGTACCCGGTCTCCTCCCTGCACGGCCGCGGCACCGGCGACCTGCTGGACGCCATCATGGACGCGCTGCCCGAGGCGCCCGCCCTGCAGTTCGGGGGCGTCGCCCCGGGCGGCCCGCGCCGCGTGGCGCTCATCGGCCGTCCCAACGTCGGCAAGTCCTCCCTGCTCAACAAGGTCGCCGGCAGCGAGCGGGTGGTGGTCGACGCCACCGCCGGCACCACCCGCGACCCGGTGGACGAGCTCATCGAGCTGGGCGGGGTGACCTGGCGGTTCATCGACACCGCGGGCATCCGGCGGCGTGTCCACCTCAGTGAGGGCGCGGACTACTACGCCTCGCTGCGTACCGCCGCCGCGCTGGAGAAGGCCGAGGTCGCGGTGATCCTCGTGGACGCCAGCGAGACCCTCGCCGAGCAGGACACCCGGATCGTCACCATGGCCGTCGAGGCCGGCCGGGCCGTCGTCATCGCCTACAACAAGTGGGACAACCTCGACGAGGAGCGCCGCTACTACCTGGAGCGGGAGATCGAGCGCGATCTCGTCCAGGTGCAGTGGGCGCCCCGGGTGAACATCTCCGCCCGCACGGGTCGGCACGTCGAGAAGCTCGTCCCCGCCATCGAGACCGCCCTCGCCGGCTGGGAGACCCGAGTGCCCACCGGGAAGCTGAACGCCTTCCTGGGCGAGCTGGTCGCGGCCCACCCGCACCCCATCCGCGGCGGCAAGCAGCCGCGCATCCTGTTCGGCACCCAGGCGGGCACCCGGCCGCCGCGGTTCGTGCTCTTCGCCTCCGGCTTCCTGGAGGCCGGGTACCGGCGGTTCATCGAGCGCCGGCTGCGCGAGGAGTTCGGCTTCGAGGGGACGCCGATCCAGGTGTCGGTGCGCGTGCGGGAGAAGCGCGGGCGCAAGAAGTAG
- a CDS encoding transglycosylase family protein, whose protein sequence is MIELSNLSDSSRPSDSSDLPTDRQIRSAGRSSSFRATGTRAATALAALGAFALLPLLTQPAQAASEAAPRPELAAPPPSRSASAPSPLGGLQGMDLIARAATTTPEFTRQRSVWDDLAMCESSGDWHINTGNTFYGGLQFWQPTWELFGGLAYARRADLATPQQQIDIAEAVLRVQGWDAWPVCSRKIGRKGFERLVHTVQPGETLGGIAELYDTHGGWPALYSLNRSLIGDDPDMVEPGMVLTVT, encoded by the coding sequence ATGATCGAACTGTCGAATTTGTCCGATTCATCGCGCCCATCGGATTCGTCTGATCTGCCGACCGATCGACAGATCCGCAGTGCGGGCCGGAGCTCCTCGTTCCGTGCCACCGGTACCCGCGCCGCCACGGCCCTCGCCGCGCTCGGCGCCTTCGCGCTGCTTCCGCTGCTCACCCAGCCCGCCCAGGCCGCCTCAGAAGCCGCTCCCCGGCCGGAGCTGGCCGCTCCGCCGCCCAGCCGCTCCGCCTCGGCGCCGTCGCCCCTGGGAGGCCTCCAGGGCATGGATCTGATCGCCCGCGCGGCCACCACCACCCCCGAGTTCACCCGGCAGCGGTCGGTGTGGGACGACCTCGCCATGTGCGAGAGCAGCGGGGACTGGCACATCAACACCGGCAACACCTTCTACGGCGGCCTCCAGTTCTGGCAGCCGACGTGGGAGCTGTTCGGAGGGCTGGCCTACGCCCGGCGCGCCGACCTGGCAACCCCGCAGCAGCAGATCGACATCGCCGAGGCCGTCCTGCGCGTCCAGGGCTGGGATGCCTGGCCGGTCTGCTCGCGCAAGATCGGCCGCAAGGGCTTCGAGCGCCTCGTGCACACCGTCCAGCCCGGCGAGACGCTGGGCGGGATCGCCGAGCTGTACGACACCCACGGCGGCTGGCCCGCGCTCTACTCGCTCAACCGGTCCCTCATCGGCGACGACCCGGACATGGTCGAGCCCGGCATGGTGCTGACCGTCACCTGA
- a CDS encoding I78 family peptidase inhibitor has translation MAPEPNPPGGNPSDDLGAYVGLTRQEAEDRAREHGWTTVRSLPTGTVVTMEYVVGRLNFIVDADRVQRCWLG, from the coding sequence ATGGCACCTGAACCGAACCCGCCCGGTGGCAATCCCTCCGACGATCTCGGCGCCTATGTGGGACTGACCCGTCAGGAAGCCGAGGACCGCGCCCGCGAGCACGGCTGGACCACGGTCCGCAGCCTGCCGACCGGGACCGTGGTGACGATGGAGTACGTCGTCGGACGCCTGAACTTCATCGTGGACGCGGACCGCGTGCAGCGCTGCTGGCTGGGCTGA